A region of the Marmota flaviventris isolate mMarFla1 chromosome 3, mMarFla1.hap1, whole genome shotgun sequence genome:
tcAGTGGTGCAAGCAAGTGCTCcagcactgagctgcatctccagcccttttattttgagacaggatcttgctaattgcccaggctggtctcaaacttgctatcctcctgcctcagcctcctgagttgctgcgattacaggtgtgcaccaccatgcctggcttcaccCATCTTGAAGAAACTCCTAGAGGCCCAAGTCGTCCCCCAGGATGGAGGGCAACAGGAAGGGAGTTTCAACTCTGTGGTCCCTGATCCCAGAATTCGCTAAACCACTGTCACTCAATTTTCTGGCTGTCTGGAAACACCATGGCACACATGGGAGGGGCAGGTCAGGACTTGACACTTGTAGAAACAAGGAAAACTGTGAGTGTGATGGGCAGGGCCTGGAGTCCGGACCTGTGGATGTCTCAGCTGAGACAGCGACAGAAGACACACCCTGAAGTGTCCCGTGTGGCCAAGTGGCTCAAGCAGGTGGTCTTGCTTTGGCCCTGAGGGAGGTGTTTTGTCATCTTCCATACAGCTGCGCATGGTGGTCTGCAGGGTGAGACCCACCCCCACTCTGGGCTGAGTACCAGAACCCCTGGAGGGTCTGGAAACAGGTGCATCTGCGCAGCAGGGAGGCGGCCAAGGGGAGTCACCCCACCCCAAGAacaggaggaaggcagggaggcAAGGGAAGGAGCCTGAGGCCTGTTCCCATGCCTGGGCGTGGGTTTTAGACATGAACTCGCTGTCATCAGACACCCCTGGGTGGGTTCTGGTGGTGCCAAGGAGGGAGGCCAGGTTCCCTAGGAATGGCCTGAGCCATGGTTTTCCTGAGCCTGCCTGCCAGAAGGGTACGGCTGCTCCTGGCACCCCCAGTGGAGTTGGGGGAGGCCCATCCTTGATTCCCTCCCATGTTCTGAGGTGAAGCCTGTGGCCCCCCAGGCGCTTCCCTGCACCATCTCCCACACTAGCCCGCGGGCTTTCCTGGGAGCTGGGAATACGACTTATCCTGCCAGGACTCACGCTGCACCAAGAGGGAGCACAGCTGCCTTACGAAGCCACATCGAAGCTCTCTCTGGAAAGAATACGAAGAAATGGCAGCCCCGGGCGATGGCAGGGGTGGGTCAGCTCTGGAGGGGCCGTACTGTGCTGGTTGGGATGCACTTTCTTTAACAACTGAGGacgctggggtggggctcagcggTACCCCTACCTAGCACTGGGATCCCAGGGTTCCAGCCCAGCCCCAcccaaacaaccaaacaaacaaaatgaaagaaagaaaaagccgaGGATCAAGGATCAACGAATGCTCCTTTGTTGGGCCCTGGGAGCTGCTGGCAGCCTGAAGGGGTCCCAGATCTGGGCTCTCCATCACCTCAGCTCCAGCTGAGGAGCCTGATGAGGCCCGGGGAAGTCTGAGAGGAGTGCAGGGCCTGCCACTGTCCAGCCACCCAGAGCAGCAGGTGGACTCTGGACTTTGCCATGGACATGCAAGAGGGACCCAGGGCTAACACGACCTTAGCGCATCCTCAGGGACAGTTGCCGGAGAATGATGGGCCCCCGCCCCAGCCATTTCCACCACGCCCTTGGGACGTGGAGACAAGTGACCTGGGAATAGGGTGGAGGGGCAAGGGCTGGGGGCACACCAGCATCCAGCCAGGGGGGACAGGCCCCAAATTCACCCCAAGATTGGCCTTTCCTGACCAAACCACAAGGCACACATTTGGAGTTTCACAAATCTGATGAGTTCCAGACAGGGGTACATTTCGGGAGATGCCTGACCTGGCTCTGAAGTCCCCTGCTGGGGCCAGCTCTCAGCTGCCTGCTCCTTCCGGGGTTCAGGCCCCAGAGTGGTCCTCGGACAAGGACAGTCCCAGGCCTGAGAGGCCCTCAAGTTTGGCTGTGGAGCCACCGCCTCAGTGTGCAGGTTACAGGACGGCCATGCTGAGGCAGGACAGGACCTGGCACTGCTGGGCTCTCGGGCTCACTCCCCGCTATGTCGGGATTTGCCTGTCAGCCGGCGGCGCTGGGTCTTGCTGGTGCGGGTGGCACTCGGGGGCTTCTTGGTGGAGTCCTGTGCCCGTCGGGGACGTTTTCTCTTGACCTTTTTCCGGCTGTGGGCATGCAGCGACGCTGTGAGGGAGGAGATCCTGTGGAGGGTGGAGGGGTGAGGCCCAGCCTCAGTGTGCCCTGGGAATGGGAGGGCTGGGGGCAAGGGCTGGGGGCACACCATCATCTAGCCAGGGGGGACAGGCCCCAAATTCACCCCAAGGTTGGCCTTTCCTGACTCCAGAGCACCTGCAGTCCCACACCTGGCCCTCTAGCTTCCCCCCACAGGCATGGTGACAAGCCAGGGCTCACCGCTGAGACAGCAGGGGGTCTTTGGACTTCCTGGGTAAGGCTCTGGTTGGTTTCTCCACAGACGACATCTCCTCCTTGGAcccgtccccagcccctggctagAAAAGCACAGGAGAAGAACTGTCACAGAAAGTGGATGggcctggggacacagctcagttggtagagggctcacctccCGTGCACGAGGGCcggggttcaatgcccagcaccacaaaacacaaaaaacGGGGAGTGGATGGATAGGGACCAGGCTGGACACCCTAAGTGAGCATGGCTATGTCCAGTGGTGGGCATGGCCTGATGCCTAACAGGCCTGGAGCCAGGCCAGAGAAGGCCTTGGCCAGATGGCCCACATCCACCCGAAAGCCAAGATCACACAGGGGACAGCCCTATTTCAAAGTCCTCCCTGCCTCAGCTTGTAGTTTACAGTGGACAGTCGAACACTCATGaataaaaagcaagcaaacaggTGACAGGACTGGTCTCTGCATCAGATCTCACACAGGGACCAGCACAGTGGCAGATGAGAGTCAGACCCTTATGGACAACACAAGGCAGTGGCTTCGGGCAGGACGCTGCCACCATGGGACGCACGCAGGTGGGTCTCTGTACCCAGGTTCACACTCAACTGaaaacatttgggaaaaaaattattgcttCTGTGCTGAACATGACAGACTTTTTTCTGGTCATTATTCCGTAAACAACGCAGTGAACTATGCACCTTGCACCGGGCTGGTATTAGACGTCATGAGCCGTCTAGAGGTGACTAAAAGCCCAGGGGGACTGCACAGGCTACAGCAGGTACTATTTTATTCAAGGGACACAGACACGGCAGATCTTGGAATCgggagtcctggaaccaatcctccTTAGCCGCAGAGGGACAACTGCACATAATAAATCCTGAGGCAAACCAGGCAGATACAACTGTGATTGCAAGTGGTGTTTCATGAAACAAGGTTACATGTACTCACGAGGAAGCTTTCTGCTATTTTCAAttacattctttttcatttttatttttttggtaccaggggttgaacctagaggcatttaaccactgagccacattcccagccccctttttattttctcctttcagacacagtctcactaagttgtttagggccttgttaaattgccaaggctggccttgaacttgtgatcttccagcctcagcccgCTGAGCtgcaggattacaggtgtgcctacTACCCGGATcaattatattcttttctttttattatttttgccatgctggagatggaagccagggcctcgtgcatgctgagcaagcactctaccactgagctcctccttagtccctctttttttttttttaaagagagagaatttttctttttttttttttttagtttttcggctgacacaacatcttcgtttgtatgtggtgctgaggatagaacccgggccgcactcatgccaggcgagcacgctactgcttgagccacatccccagccctctttttatttttttaatatttgttttttatttatagttggagacaatacctttattttatttatttttatgtggtgctgaggatcaaactcagggccttgcacatcctaggcgagcactctaccgctgagctacaataccagcccccagcccctctttttaatGCTGTGAACTACTGATGATTTACAACCCACAGGTTGAAAACTCATGCTCAGTGTACACGGATGTGCCATATTACTGCTGCTTATCACACCAGGGGAACAATCACAACAAACAGCAATCTTTGAGCACTCATTGCTGGGCAGGCAAGGTACCAAGTGATTCACATGGATTGGATTCATCCCcttttgaggattgaaccctgggtcaCCACAAAgatgtaaccttttttttttttttaaaagagagagagagaattttaatatttatttttttagttctcggcggacacaacatctttgtatgtggtgctgaggatcgaaccggggccgcatgcatgccaggcgagcgcgctaccgcttgagccacatccccagccctttttttttttttttttaacttaaaaaaagaaaaagtgtgtgtgtatatataaatatacatatttatatatttatatttgtagttggacacaatacctttattttatttatttattgatatgtggtgctgacgatcgaaccACTGCCTCGAaagctaggtgagtgctctactgctgagccacaaccccactctccccttttcattttttaaaacagggtttaagtggctgaggctgtcctcaaactgatggatctcctgcctcagcccccagaactgctgggattacaggtgagtgccacaccacacctggctggaatCACCACTTTTATCTTCAGAGCAATGCCACAAGGCAAGTGCTACCATGAGCAGCTTCCAGTTTATGGATGAAGACAGGGAAGAAGGCAAGTCAAAGAAACTTGCCCAAGCCGGCTGCGGTGGcccacacctctaatcccagtggcttgggagctgaggcaggaggatcgcaagttaaaagccagcctcagcaacttatgaatccctaaacaactcagcaagacctgtctctaaataaaaatataaaaaaaagcacccctggggggctggggatatagctcagttggtagagtgcttgccttgcatgcacaaggaaggccctgagttcaatccccagcaccacaaaaataaataaataaacacccctgggttcaatctccggtaccaaaaaaaaaaaaagaaagaaagaaacttgcaGCTCCTTTACTGCCCAGTGGTGCAGCCAGGGACTAAAGGGTCCAGACCACAAGAGCTTCTTGCACTGCGATACCCGCGACATGGGCAGTATCCGGCAACCCAATGAGGACCATGCCCCATGCCCGTTCTTCCCCAGGGCAGGACCCACCTCAGGCAGGGGTAGTCCGAGCAGTCGGGCTCCAGAGAGGTCCAGGTCGCTGATGGTGGTCACGGTGACTGTGTGGTTGGGGTGGTCATACTGCACAGACTCTGTCTTTGCCGTCACCAGCCGGTCTAGCTCATCTGCCTCCTCTGCAGGGCAGCCACAGATCAGGCCTCAACCCCAGAACAAGCAATGGAGCTGCAGCCTCCCTCCCAAGCCTGGACTACAGGGGCCCTTCCACCCTGGCCCAGAGCCTGGCCTGCAGACAGATGTAATCAATCACCCACTCTTCCCTCCTTGCTCTAGGCCAGACCCCATTCACAAACTCTGTGATACCAGGAGCTGCCACCGCCCCTCCCTCCAACTACTTCCTCCAGTCCTTGGAAACTGGGTTCTGTTCAGGCTCAGTTTACCATGAGGTTTGGGTCTCCTCCTGGTCTCTGATCCACTGTGCTTAGAGATATGAGAGGCCCACCCCTAGTGCCCAGGTCATCACCAAGACCCCTGAAGCTAAGGAGGTCACCTGTGCAGTTCTCACCCTCTCCCCCCAACACCAGAAGCCCAGCCTCCCTGGTTGTTCTCCAGGTCAGGCCAAGGACTCACCCAGcgcctcctctctctctgccagcatcttcaagtaTTCTTGGTGGCGCTAAGGGCACATGGGAAGGGTACAGTGAGTATGGCCTCTCCTTCAGTCTCAGCAGGGGCACTGCTGACCTCAGGGCATGTGAGACCACGGCCCGATAGTTCAAGGTCAGGAGGAGACTCCATACTCCACCTTCCCCAGTCCCAGGCCAGAATCTCTCCCTGTATAAAGGGCTTCTCAGTCCTGTCCTGCCCCACACCCCTCCACCTTCCCTGTGGCCATCTCTatcagggccatctggggctgtaAGTCCCCCTCCATCCACCTTCCTTCACCTCCTCCCGGAGCTTCTTCTGCTCCTCCTTCAGCCGCTGCTTAATCTCCTCGATGGCTGCCTTCTTCCGCTCCACTTTCCGCTTGTGGAAGCCAGTCAGGTACTCCCTACAGGAAGGAAGCAGGCCAGAGGCAGGAGAGTTTggaggagataaggaaagaaCTGGCTTAGGAAGAGAGCACAGCCAGTGCTGCACCATGTGTGCAGGGCTCTACTCACCCACCCTCCTCACCTCACCTGTAGGGATCAAGCCCCATTAACAGACAGGGACATGGAGGCACACAGTCTAGGTTActtgccccaggtcacacagaGTACAGTCATGCACCATTTAATGATAAGAACACAGTCTGAGAAATGAGTTGCTAGGTGATTGTGTTGTTGTTTACATatcacaaagtatattcacaccaacttaAATAGTATAGTCTACTACACATGGAGGTGGCATGGTACACCATCATTACGTGGGCCATCACTACCAAATCATCATTATGGAACATCTGATTGTGtaagctgtttttcttttttttgtttgttgtttttgtagcagggattgaacccgaggtgctctactactaagcctcatccccagcactttttattttttattttgagacagggcctcaccaggttgctgaggctggcctcagtctcccaagccatgGGGTTGAAGGTGTGCGCCATCACACGGAGCTGGACGGCCTAAGTTTAGCAAAATATGAGATATGTTGCCTCTTTCCACTCTACACTCTCCAGAGCTCTCAGCTTCAAACAAGAGCTGGTAGTGGACACACAGAACTGGCTGAGGCCCCTTTTACACTGGCAAATATCACCGCTCAGGGTATTGAGCCACTTCCGGCAGGGCTTTCAAGAACACCAGATCTGCAGAAGTCCTCCACTGAACCAACACCCACTTCCCCAGGCCCCTGGCCCCACCCTAGGAGCTGCTGATTTACCCTCGGAGTTTCCGGGTGAGACCCAGGCATTTCGCTCCCTACCCCTGCCCTTTTACATCTCCTAGAGCCGGCTGCTCTTTAGGTCAGAACCGTTTGGTTCTGACGCCCAGCACGGGCTTTTTCGCGGGGTCGCCACCCTGTGCCATTTGTCTAGCGGGGCGCTGGGCCTGGGGCACTGCAGGAGCTCAACAGGCGTCTGGGGAGTGAATGAAAGCAGACAAGCCATTCTCGTTTCATTGGCTCATCGTTCTCAGCGACGGCTGAGCGCCTACTGGGCGCAGGGTCGATGGAGCCAGCTGGACTACCGAGGTCCGAGCTGCGGCTCTAGGCGAGCAGGAAGAGAGCGCGCCACCCCAACGGGCGGAGCTAGGAGAGCCCGAAGGACAGTCTGGCCACGCCCCGGGGCGGGGCCGGAAGAGCTCTCCACGCGGGCGGGCGCGACCCGGACCTGACCTAGGCCTCGCCGGGGAGCCCGAGGGGGACGCTCTCCCGCCCTGCCACTCACCGCCGCTTCTCTTCATCGAAGCTGAGAACGAGCCGGGGACGCCGGTCGTCGCCATCTCgctgcttctttttcttgttgCGACCCATAATGCTGAGGTTCCCACCAGCACAGCTTCCTATATCGCCTAAGAGACTTCCGGGTGTAGCGTTCGCAGCCTTCCGGGTGCACTTCGCAGAGTGGACCGCCGTTCCGCCCGTCAGGCCCCGCCTTTTAAAGGGGCCGCCTGTTCTGTCTCCTCCCGCAATGGGTTGTATTCTGGTTATGGTCCTCCCAGACCCCATGCCTCGGACAGTGCCTGGCGCTAGAGGGCGCTCAACGTGGAGTTATTCGTGAATGGCCAAAATTCTCTGGTCCTAATTTAGGTCTGATGCCAAATGGTTGGTGATTTCCATGAGAGAGCCAAAGTGCTTGGTTTTGTAGTCTGGTACCCCACCTACAGGCTTGTGACCCAGGACTAGTTGCCTTCCTTGTGTTTCATTCACCCTATTCCTAAAATGGCCATAACTTTCGTGACTTTGTaggtttattgtaggacagcgcTTCTGGAACTTTGACATGCACTAGATCACATGCGGGGCTTGCTAAAACGCAGATCCCTGGGCTAGCAGGTGTGGAGGTGCccggctgtaatcccagcagcttcggaagctgagacaggaggatcgcaggttcaaagccagcctcagcaagagtgaggcgctaagcaactcagtgagatactgtttcaaaataaaatacaaaatagggctggggtgtgagtGTGTACTGTGTGCTGCGCACACGAAGAAGCAAACTTATTTCTGAGAGAAGGGACTGGGGCAAAGCTGGAACTTGAACCTGGTTCTTTGGCCTCCTTGTCCAGCTCTCTGGGCCACTGGTCTGCAGGACATTCGCCCAGTAGCCAACATACCCTCTGGGGGGGGTAATATGTCACAGACTCCCTCCCCCACTCAGAGTGGCTGTAGATCAAGCGGGAAGGCACTGCTTGATAAACAGAAACCTGCCTCTCTCACCCCCTTCCCTCTCCATAGTCCGTTCATTTGGACTTCGGGCTGAGGCATGTTCCCAGAGCAGCCGTCACCCCTGCTTTACAAAGGACAATGCAGAGGCTCCGAAAGGGAAAAGGACTTGGCCAAAGCCACACAATAAGCGATGGGATCAGAGCCGCCCACTGCCTGCTGCCCCAGACAGAGCAGCTCGACCTTCCCAGGGCTTCTTGTCGGGCCCAGAGACGGGAATGAGTGAGTCAGCTGCTGGCCTGGGACCCAGGTGGCAGGCTCTGCAGGTTCACCCctctcccagcccagccccagccacagGTCCTACGGGGCTCAGGGAGGACACATCCATGAATGAACCCGGTGCAGAGTGAAGTCTGCCGCCTGGGTTGGCTCCGCTGCTCCAGACCCTTGCAGGGAGTCTCAGGTTCCTTTGTCCCAGGAAGGGAGGCAAGGACCACCCACCACCCTTGTTGATTGGGTTTCTCTTAaagttatttttgcatttattgatcATGTACTGTGTGCCAGGAGCAGCGGGACATGGCATGTTCTCTGAATAGAAATGATGATAAAGATGGCAGCTGCCACTTACTCAGCTGGTCACATCATCATTTCTCCGGGGGCATGATCCCCATTTTGCTGAGGAGGAAACGGGCTCAGAGAGATGCAGTCTCTTGCTTGAGATCACACGCAAGAGCAGGAGATGCAGGTGACGTCCAGGGGTCTAAGAacagagcttttctttttttttttttttttaaatatttatttatttttttagttttcggcaggcacaacatctttgtttgtatgtggtgctgaggatcgaacccgggccgcacgcatgccaggcgagcgcgctaccgcttgagccacatccccagccccagaacagagcttttcttaatttctctggaCCCAGTTTCTTAGGCTCTCGGGGTACCCTGAGTCTTAAAGCGGGTGAGGGGAATCACATCTACAGGGCCCCTGTTGGTTTCAGGCACAATAcatttctcccccccccccccaggtcccTCTGCCTTCCCCTCAGAGACAGGACCAGGGttgctttaaccactgagccgcatccccagccctttttatttttttgattttgaggcagggtctagctaagttgtttagggcctcgccaagttgctgaggctggctttaaacatgtgatccccctgcctcagcctccccagcctttgggattacaggtgtgggccatcatgcctggctccagccctttttattttctgagacagggtctccctaagttacccaggctggccttaaacttgtgatcctcccaggCACCATACATTTATATACCTTACCTCAGCTAATCCCCACAACCCCACAGGGAAGATACTAGTATTAATttgacaaatgaagaaactgaggttcagagatgtTGAGTAACTGGTCCAAGGACACATAGCAGTGGAGTGAGGTTTAAACACAGGTCTATCTGATTTCATGCTCAGTGGTCTCTTCTTGGCCCCAGGGATCTCCTCTGCACACTGTAGTCCCAGTCCAGAGTGCGCGCTTGGCTAGTGTTGGAGAATCAGTATGGGGGACTGCGAAGACCTGAGACAGGCCAGGTGCTatggagcatacctgtaatcccagcagctcaggaggctgaggcaggaggatctctagttcaaagccagcctcaccaacttagacAGGCCTTgaacaacttatcaagaccctatcttaaaataaaatattaaaaaatgggctggggatggggctcggtggctaagtgcccctgggttcaatccctgtaccaaaaagaaaaaaaacaatttgaggCAGCCTAGGGGACATTTCCCTGGTGTCCAGCAGAGGGCGCCCATGGGAGCCCCAGGAGAGCATGGAGATTGGGTGTGGCTCATGGGACCCGCCACCGTTGTGATGCCTCTTCTTTGGCCCTCTCTGGAGGTGGGCCCACCAGGTCCCAGGGAACCCACCAAGATGCAGCTCATCCATCCACAGTGACCCCCATTTTATGGGTGAGAACACTGAGGCAACACAGCCGGTGCCAGATGTCCTGGAGCACAAGAGTGGCTAAGCAGCTGCCACCGGCTCAGGAGACTGTGCCCAGGGTGTGGGGGAGCCTGGTGACGTTCTGACTTGAGACTTCCAGAACGTTGACGGAGTTCCCACAGCTGCTTCCCAGGGAGGTAGAAGGGCCCCTGGAAAAATGCGGCCCAGCAACAAGCGGAGGGAAAAGGCACAGGGAGTGGCCTGCGGGGTGACCAGGCCACCCACCCTGATCCCTCATGAGCACCGGGCGTTTGAGGTCAGCATTGTCAACCAGGTAACAGCCGGGCTGCTCGTGAAGAGGCATCCTCTTTGAAAACCATGGAGGACCAGCTCAGAGGCCTCATCAGGCCCAGAGTGACCTCTACTCTCCTGTGCCCCAAGGAAGAGGCTGTGGGCAGCAGGAGGCCTCACATTAGCCGGCCTCTACCTCTGGGATCTTTGCAGGGGTCCACTTACCTCCCCAGCTCCTCCTAGCACAGAAATGGGGGCTGGCAATAGGGGTCAGGGGACCATG
Encoded here:
- the Nol12 gene encoding nucleolar protein 12, whose product is MGRNKKKKQRDGDDRRPRLVLSFDEEKRREYLTGFHKRKVERKKAAIEEIKQRLKEEQKKLREERHQEYLKMLAEREEALEEADELDRLVTAKTESVQYDHPNHTVTVTTISDLDLSGARLLGLPLPEPGAGDGSKEEMSSVEKPTRALPRKSKDPLLSQRISSLTASLHAHSRKKVKRKRPRRAQDSTKKPPSATRTSKTQRRRLTGKSRHSGE